CAGGGCAGACTGCGCAACTGGGCCCACTGGGCTGGCGTTTCTACCCCTTCCACCACAGCCGTCAGGTTCAGGCTGCGCACCAGGGCCAGAATGCTGCCCAGAAGGGCTTGCCCCTGGGGCCGGCCCACATCCTGCACGAAGCTCCGGTCAATCTTGACGCTGTGAACCGGAAATTGACGCAGGTAGCTCAGGCTGCTGTAGCCGGTGCCAAAATCGTCCACGGCGAGGTGAACCCCCAGGGCGCGCAACGCCTGCAAGGTTGTGACCACAGCGTCAATGCCGGCCGCCGCCACGCTTTCCGTGAATTCCAGGTGCAGGGCCGACGGTTCAAGCCCGGTATCACGCAGCGCGTCTTGCACCGTTTCCAGCACCTGTCCCAGACGGAACTGCCGGGCCGAGACGTTCACCGACACCCACACGTCGTTCAGGCCCTGTGCGCGCCACGTCTGCATCTGCGAACAGGCCTCGCGCAGCACCCAGGTGCCGATGGGCACGATCAGACCCGTATCTTCCGCGACAGGAATGAAGTCGGCGGGGCTGACCAGCCCCCGGGTGGGGTGCGCCCAGCGCACCAGGGCCTCCAAGCCCCGAACCTGACCCGTTTGGGTGTCCACCAGCGGCTGGTAGGTCAGAAAGAGTTCCTGGCGGGCCAGGGCGCGGCGCAGATCCTGCTCCAGGGTCAGGCGGGCCAGCAGGTCCTCTTCCATATCTGGCGTGTACAGGGTGTGGCCATTGCCGCCCTGCGCTTTGATTCGGGCCAGCGCCGTGTCCGCGTGCCGCAGAAGGCCCGCGCTGTCGTCGCCATGTGCAGGGAACTCCGCCGCGCCAATGCTGGCCTGGAGCAGCAGCTCCCGGCCGTCCACCTGCCAGGGGAGGCGCAGGCTGTCCAGAAGCGCCTCGGCTCTGGCCGCTGAGACGGGCCCCCGCTCGACCAGGATGAATTCATCCGCACTCTGCCGGGCCAGCAGGCTGTTCGGCGCGGCCACGCCATTCAGTCGGCGGGCCACCTCCACCAGCACCCGGTCACCGAACGGCGGGCCAAAGCTCGCGTTGATCGTCTTGAACTGGTCCAGGTCAATCAGGTACACCGCCAGGTGGGCCGGTGGGTCGGCCAGCAGGCGGCTCACTTCGCCGTCCAGGGCTGGACGGTTGAGCAGGCCCGTCAGGCCGTCGTGATTGGCCAGGTACAGCAGCGAGCGCTGGTGCTGGGCACTGTCCCGGATGCTGACCCAGAAGCCCCGGAAGGCCACCAGGCTGAACAGCACCATCAGGGCGGCCAGCCCCAGCACGGCATTGCGCTGGGCCGTGAGGCGCGCGGCGCGCTCACCCAGCATCGCGTGCAGCACCGGTGCCCCCTGGCCGTAAAGGGTCAGGGCCGACTGCACCGCTGCCTCGCTGGTCTGGCGGTACGCCTGTACCTGATTGGATTGGCCGCGAATCACCCCGCCGGCCCACCACGCCAGTTGCTGACTCACGCGGCGGTGCAACTCGGCCTGGGCCCGGATCAGTTCAGGGGGCACGGGCCTGCGCGTTTCACGAACCTTGTCCCAGCTGCGGCGCACACTGTCAGAAGTGCCCTGCAGTTCTCCGGGCAACAGCGCGGGCTGAGCGGGTTGAGACCGCTGCAACTGGTGCATGCCGGCCCACCGCAGCGCGCCACTCTGGGCGGTGACCACCGGCAGCTGCCGCACCAGCAAGTCCATCAGATAAAACGAAGGCAGCTCCGGGTCCAGAACGAGGCTTGAGGTGTCCGCCACGTGGGTGATGAGGCTCAGGGTTTGCGCGCGCAGGGGCTCGTCAACCGAGCCGCCGCCTGCCCGGTACGTGTCCTGCCAGGTCTGCCAGGCGGCGGCGGCGTCCAGGGACGGGTGGGCCTGTACCGCCTGCGTCACCTGCTGCATCGCCGTCTGGACCGCCTGTTGCGCTGGCAGGCGGTCCGCTGACTGCAGGTGGGCGACTTCACGCTCGCGGTCCAGCTGCACCAGCAGTTGGAGGAGGGGGCCGATGATCGCCAGCCCCCGCTGCTCATCGCGCGCGATGCGGATCTGGTGCTGGGCCTGCGCCGTGTACGCGCTCAGGATCACAGTCAGGGGCAGCACGAACGCCAGCACCAGCGCCAGGAGCCCGACGCTCCGGACCAGGGGGGCATTGACAGCAGGAGCCATGGTCCAGCTGTTGTAGCGCCCGGTGCGTCACGGAACTCTTCCCCACCTGGCCATGAATGGGGCGGCGTGGGCACTGGGCGCGACTGGTGACCTGTGGCCCGAAGGTTACCGGGAAGCACTGGGCAGGGTCTCTCGAAGGCCATTTGAAAACCGGCTGGCTGGAACGTGAACCCAGGCCTGCTGCCCGGTTTGCCGCGACCTTGCTGACACGACCGCGCGTGCTTGGCATGGATGATGGCGGGCCTGGATGACTGGCTCTTCCCCATCCACCGGGCCTCATCACAGGGCAGGTCCCTTTCACTACGCGGCGCAGGCGTCCCGTGCCTTCTGGCCACTGCCCGGCTTCCAGTGAATACAGGCATTGATCCCGCTTTCCTCCAGTTCTGGACCATTCAAGGCAGAACTGGAGGTTGCCTGCCCCCGGCATTTTTCAGATCCACTTCTCGGACACCCACCTGCTTTTCTGCGCCGCTCTGCGAGGCTCTGCAGCCGAAAAAATGCCGTCACGTGTGACGGCATTTCCCGGAGGCCGGATCAGGCGTACTGGGGACGCACCCCCAGCACCTTCAGGCGCACCATGTTGGCCACGAACACCACCCCCGACGCCGCCGTCAGCACGAACAGCAGCACAAACGCGGCCTGTTCGCCCACAGTGGGCCTGAGGGCCGCAAAGAGCAGGGGCAGTGCAAAGCCGCCCAGGCCACCCAGCAGGCCCACCAGCCCGCCCACCACACCCATCTGGCCGGGGTGCCACTGGGCCACCAGGGCGTAGGTGCTGGCCTTGCCAATGCCCATGCCGGCGCCCACCAGAGTGGTCAGCAGCAGAAACGGGGTTAGCGGCAGGTCGCGCAGCAGGGGCAGGAGGCCCACCAGCATGGCCAGGAAAGACGCCACGGTGACGCCACGCGGGCCAAAGCGGTCACTGAAATAACCGCCCAGGGGCCGCAGCAGGCTGGCCGGAAAGATAAACAGCGCAGTCAGCAGCCCCGCCTGCGCCAGCGGCACCCCGTAGTGGTCCACGTAATAGCGGGGCAAAAAGAGGCTGTAGGCCACGTACGCGCCAAAGAACACCACGTAATACAGCCCGAAACGCCATACCTGCAGCCGCCGCAGGGGCCGCAGCCAGTCGGCCAGGGTGCGCCCGGCGGGGGCCACGCGGTCAGGTGGGGTCAGGCGCAGCGTCAGGGCGGCGCAGAGCAGCAGCAGCAGGCCAAAGGCGAATGGCACGAACCGCCAGCCACCTGGAATCAGCAGCCCGGCTGGCACCGCTGCAACCAGGGCGGGCGCCAGCAGTTTGGTCAGGCTGGCCCCGGCGTTCCCTGCCCCGAAGGTGCCCAGGGCCAGCCCCAGGCGCTCACCGGGCACCCACTGGGCAATCCAGGCGTTGCCCACGGCAAAGCTGACCCCGGCCAGCCCCACCCCCAGCGCCAGGGCCAGCAGCGCCGGGTAACTGCCAGCGTAGGCCAGCGCCAGGGCAAACGCCGCCGTGAGCAGCAGGTTCGCCACGAACACCCGCTTGCCCCCGTAGCGGTCGGCCCACAGCCCGGCCGGCAGGCGCAGCAGCGACCCGGTCAGCACCGGAATGGCGGTCAGCAGGGTGTACTGGGCGTCACTCAGGCCCAGGTCGCGGCGCAAGGGCAGGCCCACGATGGCCAGCATGACCCACACGGCAAACATCAGCGTGAAGCCCAGCGTGGCGCCCGTGACCACGCGGCGGGCCTCGGGGCTCAGGGGCGCGGGGGATGTGGGGTGAGCAGGCATAGCAACCTCCAGGGGAAAAAGGGGACGAAGAACAAAAGGCGGCGGGTTACACCGGCCGCAGGGCCGACCCCGGATTCGCCCGCCCCACCGGCTCGGCCAGGGGCACAAGTGCCACGGGCGTGAGCTTGAAGCCGGGCATGCGCGAATGGGGGTCCAGGGCCTGCGGATCGGTGAGGAGGTTGGCGGTTTCGGGCCAGTGGAAGGGGACAAACACGGTGTCGGGCCGCAGGCCGGGCGCCAGCGCCACCGGGGCCTGGGCCTGCCCGTGGGCGGTGCGCAGCAGCACCGGGTCGCCTGCACGCAGGCCGTGGGCCCGGGCGGTGTCGGGGTGCAGCTGCGCGGCGAACGTGGCCCTCAGGGCCGGGTTGCGCCGGGTCTGGGTGCCGCTCTGGTACTGGGCGCCCAGCCGCCCGGTGGTCAGGTACAGCTGGCCTGGGACGGCAGCCACCGCCGGCAGCTGCGGCACATGCAGGGTGGCCAGCCCGTCGGGCGTGGGGTAGGGCGGGGCGTAGACGTGTGGGGTGTCCGGGGTATCTCGTTCTGGCGTGTCTCGTTCTGGGGCCCGTATGCCAGCGGTCCGGGCGGCGCGCACCGGCCACTGGGCACTGGCCCGGTCCAGGCGCGCGGCACTCAGGCCGCTGTAATCGGCCAGACCGCCCGCCGTCGCCCGGAAGAACTCGTCCTGCAGGGCCTGAAAGGTGGGATAGGTAAAGCCCTGCTCCCGGCCCACGGCCTGCGCCAGATCGCACAGAATGCGCCAGTCCTCGCGGGCAGCGCCGGGGGGCCACGCGGCGCGGCGCCGCCGCTGCACCCGGCCTTCCAGGTTCGTGGTGGTGCCTTCTTCCTCACACCACATGGACCCTGGCAGCACCAGGGTGGCCAGCGCCGCCGTCTCGCTGGGCAGCACGTCAATCACGATCAGGTGGCGCAGGCGCCCCAGATTGCGCGCCACCTGCCCGGCCCCCGCCGCACTGACCACCGGGTTGGCCGCCAGCACGATCAGGGCCTCAATGTCGTCACCGCAGGCGCCCAGCAACTCCTGGGCACTGCGGCCCGGGGCCGGCAGGTCATCCGGCGCGCAGCCCCACAACGCCGCCATGTGGGCGCGGTGCGCCGGGTTTCGCAGCGAGCGGGCACCGGGCAGCTGATCGTTCTTCTGGCCGTGCTCGCGCCCCCCCTGGCCGTTTCCCTGGCCGGTCAGCGGGGCGTAGCCGCCGCCCACCTTGCCAAAGTGGCCGCACAAAAAGGCCAGATTCAGCCACGCCTGCACGGTGTCGGTGCCGTGCAGGTGCTGCTCTGGGCCGCGCCCGCTCAGGATCAGGGGGGTACGGGCCGCCGCGTAGGCGCGCGCCAGGGCCAGCACCTCGTCTTCGGCCACGCCGCAGTCCTGGGCCACCCGGGCCGGCGTGTAGGCGCGGGCCTGGGCCAGCACCTCGGCCATGCCGTGGGCCGGGGCGGTGGGCCGAATGCGGCCCCAGTGCGCCATGAGGTGCAGCAGACCCAGGGCCAGCACGCCGTCGGTGCCGGGGCGCAGGGCCAGGTGGTGCCCGGCCACCTTCGCCGTGGGCGTGGCGCGCGGATCAATGGCCCACACCTGAGCGCCCCGGTCCTTGCTGGCTTTGAGGTACTGGGCCAGGGGCGGCAGCGTTTCGGCGATGTTGGCCCCCACCAGCAGCACCAGATCGCTGCGCGGCAGGTCGTCCAGCGGAAAGCCCAGGCCCCGGTCGTAGCCCACCGTGCGGGTGAGGGCCGCGCTGGCACTGGCCATGCAGTAGCGGCCGTTGTAGTCGATGTGCGGGGTGCGCAGCGCCAGCCGCGCGAATTTGCCCAGCAGGTACGCGGTTTCGTTGGTCAGGGCGCCACTGCCAAACACGCCGATGCGCTCCGGGGCCGCCTGCACCAGCGGGCCCAGGGCGTCCTGAATGTACGCCAGGGCCTCGGGCCAGCCCACCGGCACCAGTTCGCCGTTCCGGCGCAGCAGTGGCGTGGTCAGCCGCTCCGGGTGGCGCAGATCGTTCAGGGCGGCCAGACCCTTCTTGCACACCGTGCCGTGGGCCACGGGGCAGGCCTTGGTGGGCGTGGCCCGCACGGGCAGGCCGCCTTCAAGGTGCAGGTCGAAGTTGCACTGCACCGCGCAGTAGGGACAGGTGGTGCGCACGGTGGCGGTAGGGGGGCTGCCCGGCGTCATGCCGCCACCTTGCGGGGCAGGGCAAGGGTTGTCAAGGCCAAATTTGCAGGTTGTTTCAAAAATTCAGAACGCTTTGCAGGATTTTTCCCCAAACTGTCCAATACACTCGGCCTGACCGGCACTTAGCTAGCCTTTTTGTTGACAAAATTCAGATTGGCCCGTTAACTGTGTCGCAGCAGGCGGCGCGCTTCCCCTTCTCCCACTGCGCCCTGCCCTGGAGGTTGCCCCATGTCCACACCCGTTTCGTCTCTTCCACACGTCGTCATCGTGGGCAACGGCATGGTCGGCCACCGCTTGGCAGAGCAGCTGCGCGAGGGCGCTCCCGCGCAGGCCTTGCGCCTGACCGTGATCTGCGAGGAAAGTCGCCTCGCCTATGACCGCGTACACCTGTCGCAGCACTTTGATGACCCCGCGCCGGACCTTGCGCTGGCGACGCCGGGCGCCTACGCCGAGCAGGGCGTGGCCGTGCTCTGGGGCCGCGCCCACGACCTGAACCCGGCGGCGCGCACCGTGGCGGTGGGAGACCGCACCCTGGCCTACGACGCCCTGGTGCTGGCCACCGGTTCGGTGCCCTTCGTGCCGCCGCTGCCCGGCAAGGAGGCCCGGGGCTGTTTCGTCTACCGCACCCTGGAGGACCTAGAGGCCATCCGGGGCGCGGCGCAGCAGGCGCACACCGGCGTGGTGATCGGCGGCGGCCTGCTGGGTCTGGAAGCGGCCGGGGCCCTGCGCAAACTGGGCCTGCAGACGCATGTGGTCGAGGTGGCGCCCTGGCTGATGCCCGCGCAGCTGGACGCCGAGGGCGGCGCCACACTGCAGCGGCGCGTGGAAGCCCTGGGCCTTCAGGTCCATGTGGGCCGGGCCACCCAGCGCCTGACCACCGACGCGGCGGGGCAGGTGACCGGCCTCGTCTTTGCCGATGGACAGACGCTGGACACCGAACTCGTGGTGTTCTCCGCCGGCATCCGCCCCCGCGACGAGTTGGCCCGCGCGGCCGGGCTGGCGGTGGGCGAACGCGGCGGCATTCAGATTGACGACCAGGGCCGCACGAGCGCGCCGGGCGTGTACGCCGCCGGAGAATGCGCGCTGCACGGCGGGCGCACCTACGGGCTGGTGGCGCCGGGCTACCGCATGGCGGCGGTGGTGGCCGCCAACGTGCGGCGCGACCTGGGGCTGCAGACCGGGCCCCCCGCCCTGTTCACCGGCGCCGACCTGTCCACGCAGCTCAAGCTGCTGGGCGTTGAGGTGGGCTCGTTCGGGGACGCGCAGGGGAAGACCCCGGGCAGCCGCACCGTGTCCCTCAGCGACAACGTGCGCGGCACCTACAGCAAACTGGTGCTGTCCCAGGATGGGCAGCGGGTCCTGGGCGGCCTGCTGGTGGGCGACACCGCCCGCTACAGCGACCTGCTGGACCTGGCCCTGTCGGGGCAGGTGCTGAGCGCCTCGCCCGAAACGCTGCTGGTGCCCCCCACGGGGGCGGCCCCGGCCAGCGCCGATCCGCTGCTGTGCTCCTGCGAACACGTGCGGGGAAGCGCGGTGTGTGCGGCCGTGCACGGTGGGGCGCGCGACGTGGCGGCGCTGAAAAAGGCCACAGGAGCAGGCACCGGCTGCGGGGGCTGCGTGCCCACCCTGCAGCGCACGCTGCAAGGCGAACTGCACCGCCTGGGCGAAGGTGTCTCAGTGCACCTGTGCGAGCACTACGCCTACAGCCGCCAGGACCTGTTTGACCTGATCCGGGTGCGTGGCTACCGCACCTGGGCGCAGGTGCTCTCGGCCTGCGGCACCGGGCACGGCTGCGAAGTCTGTAAGCCGGCAGTGGCCTCCATTCTGGCCAGCCTGCACAGCGAACTGGTGGTGGGACCGGCACACGCGGCGGTGCAGGACACCAACGACGCCTTTCTGGCCAACATTCAGAAAAACGGCACTTACTCGGTGGTGCCCCGTATCCCCGGCGGCGAGATTACCCCGGAGGGACTGGTGGCCATTGGCACCGTGGCGCGTAAATTTGGGCTGTACTGCAAGCTCACGGGCGGCCAACGCATTGACCTGCTGGGGGCCCATGTGGGCGACCTGCCCGCCATCTGGGAAGAGCTGATTGCGGCCGGCTTCGAAAGCGGGCACGCCTACGGCAAGAGCCTGCGTACGGTCAAAAGCTGCGTGGGCTCGGCATGGTGCCGCTACGGCGTACAGGATTCCACGGGGCTGGCGGTGCGGCTGGAACTGCGCTACCGGGGCCTGCGCAGCCCCCACAAACTGAAAAGTGGCGTGTCCGGCTGCGTGCGCGAATGCGCCGAGGCCCGCTCCAAGGACTTTGGCCTGATTGCCACCGAGCGCGGCTGGAATGTGTATGTAGGAGGCAACGGCGGCGTGACCCCCCGGCACGCCCAGCTGCTGGCCGAGGGGCTGAGTGAGGACGAGGTGGTGCGCGTGCTGGACCGCTACCTGATGTTCTACGTGCGCACCGCCGACCGCCTGGAGCGCACCTCGGCGTGGCTGGAGCGCATGGAAGGTGGGCTGGACCACCTGCGGCGCGTGATTCTCGACGACCACCTGGGCCTGTGCGCCGAGCTGGAAGCCGAGATGGCCCGCCATGTCGCCGCCTATCAGGACGAGTGGGCGGCGGCCGTGGCCGACCCGGCGGTGCGCGCCCGGTTCCGCACCTTCGTCAACGCCGATGCCCGTGACGACGGCGTGACCTGGGTGACCGAACGCGGCCAGCCCTGTCCGGCGCCGCCAGCAGGTGCCCATCCGGCCCTGCCCGGAGGTGACTGATGACAGGGTTCCGTTCCTCGTCCCTCCTCTCATCCAGCACCGAGATGTTTGCTCCTCACCCAAAGCCCGCCTCGTCTCCTGCTCTCGGGGATGACCGCCCACTGACGTTCACCCCCCACCCTACCCCTCGGAGCGTACCCATGACTCTGCCTCCTTCCTCCACCCTGCCCTGGACGCGCGTGTGCGCGCTGGGCGACATCCTGCCCGGCAGCGGCGTTTGCGCGCTGGTGTCTGGCGTTCAGATCGCGCTCTTTCACGTGGCCGGGCGGGTATATGCCCTGGGCAACCGCGACCCCTTTACCGGCGCCAATGTGCTTTCGCGCGGCCTGACGGGCAGTTACCAGCGCGGCGACGAGGTGCGCTTCAAGGTCGCCTCGCCGCTGCTGAAACACACCTTCGATCTGGAAACGGGCCAGAGCCTGGAGGAACCGGGCGTTCGCGTGCCGGTGTTTGCCACCCGCCTGGAAGGAGGTGACGTATGGACTGGTTCGGCCATCTGAACGTCCTGAGTCTGGAATCGCGCCGCAGCGAGGAAATGGAAACCCTGATCCGCAAGTACGGCGGGACCCCGCAGGTGGCCCCCAGCATGCGCGAGGTCAAACTGGACCTGAGTGGGCCCCTGGCCCAGTTCGAGCGCGACCTGGCCGCCGGGGACATTCACGCCGTGGCCTGCCTGACGGGCGTGGGCACCCGCATGTTCCTCAAGGAGCTGGCGGCGCGCGATCCCCGCCATCTGGAAACGCTGCGCGGCGTGCCGCTGATTGCCCGGGGGAGCAAACCCGCCCAGGCACTGAAAAGCTTTGGCCTGCCCAGTGTGCTGGTGCCCCGCCCCTGCACGTGGCACGAGGTGACCGAACACCTGCTGGCCACCCTGACGCGCGGGCAGCACGCTGTGGTGCTGGAATACGGCGACGCCCTGCCCACCGCCATGCGGCGCGAACTGGGCTACGCGGGGATTCGCGTGACCAGCGTGCCGGTCTACCGCTGCGCCTTTCCCCAGGACCCCGCGCCCCTGGCGCGCGCCGTGCGCGACGTGGTGCTGGGCGGCCCCGACATCCTGCTGCTGTCCAGCGGCACCCAGCTGCTGCACTTCCTGAAATACGCCGAGAAGTTGGGCCTGCTGGACGAGGCGCGCGCGGGGCTGGCGCGGCTGGTGGTGGTCAGCATTGGCCCGGCCTGCAGCGAGGCCGCCGCTGACCTGGGCCTGCGCATTGACCTGGAGGCCAACCCACACAAGATGGGCATTCTGGTGCGCATGGCCGCCGAACATGGCCCGGGCCTGCTGGCGCAGCGCCTGGGCCGGGCGGGCTGACGGGTCCGGAGAGAGCACCGTCGGCTCTCGCTCCATCCTTTCGCTACTTCAGAAGCAGAAACACACCCAAGCTTGGCCCTCTCAACGCTGGAGCCAGAGGCGCGGCCCACACTCTGGCTCCAGCACCAGGTGCTGGCGACCCGTGCTGCACGGCATGAAGAACGAGCGAAGGGTTGAGAGCCCACACGGCGCTACAGACTGCACCCACTGCCACAAGAGCGGCGCCATCTGACCACGGAACTAAACAGTGGGCGCCAGAGCGTGGCGGGGCCCCAGCCAGCGCTCTCCAGGCTGCATAGTGCGCCGCCGAACAACACCGCAGAAGAGGCCACGCCGCCGACTGCCGGCGGGCTGAAAGCCAGAGGATAACAACCTGGGCGGCACAGCTTCCGCAGGCATGCCATGCTCCTCGGGATGTTCGTGTCTGCCCATGCACACCTTCTGGGGCTGCTTGTCTTTGGGCTGTCGCTCCCAGTAAACCTACGCGCACCGGTCCTTCCTCTGTGATGCGGCGTGCCAGTTCTCCTGCCTTGCTGGACATGGCCGCTGTGCACCAGACCGGTCCTCAGCAGAGCGGGGCCAAAGCCTGGCGCCTGACGCAACTGCGCCGGTACGGGTTCCCAGTCCCCGACCTTTATGTTGTTCCAGCGTGGGTCCACGCAGACTGGCTTCAGCGCAGCCGGCTTGAGCCACGCCTGCGCAGCGCAGCGCCCAACGAACTCGAACGCCTCCGCACCCAGCTGCATGAGACGCCGCTCCCCGAAACACTGATAGCGGCGCTCGCTGAACTGGCCCCTGTGGCCCCCGCCTGGGCCGTACGTTCCTCTGCGCCGCACGAAGACGGCACCGCCGCGTCTTTTGCCGGTCAGCACGCCACCTGCCTCCATGTCAGTGGCCTGCAAGCATTGTGTGAGGCGGTGCGGCACGTCTGGGCCTCGGTGTGGACGCCAGCCGCACTCAGCTACCGCCTCCGGCACGGCGCTGGGGCAGATTTCGGCATGGCGGTGCTGCTGATGCCGATGGTGCCTGCAGTGAGCAGCGGCGTCGCCTTTACGCGTGATCCGCTCACAGGGCAGCCGGAGCGCATCATTCTTCAGGCGAATTGGGGCCTGGGCGAAAGTCTGGTGCAGGGGCTCAGTGCAGGCGACGAGATCACCGTGCACACCAATCCCTTGAACGCCGACCTCATGGGGCTGCAGATCACGGTTGGGCGCAAGACCCAGCAGGTTCAGCTTCAGCCTGAGGGCGGCACACGTCCTGAAGCCGTCCCCATCCACCAACAGTGCCAGCCTGTCCTGCATCCAGCGCAGGCGCTCCGCCTTGCGGGCCTGCTGCGGCAGGCGGCCCTCAGCCTCAATTTCGCGGCGCCCCATTTCGACCTGGAGTGGGCGTTCGATGGCCACCGGTTCTGGCTATTGCAGGCGCGGCCCCTGACAGCGGTGGGTGGGCGCGAAGCTGGACAGGTGCAGGGCCAGCCCACGCTCTGGTCGCGCGGCAACACAGGGGAGGTGATGCCGTTCCCCCTCTCTGCCATCGACTGGAGCGCGGCGCAGAATATTGGTGAACGCGTGCTGAAAAGCAGCCTGCTGGCAGCGGGGTATGTGCCCGAGCCCGCCGCCCCGCGCCTGGCCCTGCACCAGGGCCACCTGTACATGAACATGTCGCTCGTGCAGTGGGAGCTGAAAGAAGCATTCGGCCTGTCCCCAGCCGACACCAACGCCCTGCTGGGTGGCCAGCAGCGCGCCCTGGTGTGGCCAAGGCAGCCCTGGACAGCGCGCCTCCGCCAGGGCAAGCGGCTGCTGCAGCTGGCCTTCCTGACCCCTGCCTTGCGCCGAAAGGGGCGGCGGCAGGCCACCCGACTCCTCCGCTGGAGTGCCCGAGAAGCCAGGCGACCCCTGCCCACGTCGCCCCTGCGGCAGGCCGCCGCGCTGGACCGGCTGTTTACGCACCTGAACCGCCAGCAAGCCCTGTTCTTCCTGCAGGGGGGGAGTGGAGCTAGCGCCTGGGCGCTTCGGAGGCTGCTGACCCAGCTGCTGCCGCTGGAAGGGCCTGCACTGGCCCTGGACCTGCTGACCGGGGGCGCCCCCAGCGTCAGTGCGGCGCAGGCACATGATCTTGCGCA
This DNA window, taken from Deinococcus aquaedulcis, encodes the following:
- a CDS encoding PEP/pyruvate-binding domain-containing protein, with product MAAVHQTGPQQSGAKAWRLTQLRRYGFPVPDLYVVPAWVHADWLQRSRLEPRLRSAAPNELERLRTQLHETPLPETLIAALAELAPVAPAWAVRSSAPHEDGTAASFAGQHATCLHVSGLQALCEAVRHVWASVWTPAALSYRLRHGAGADFGMAVLLMPMVPAVSSGVAFTRDPLTGQPERIILQANWGLGESLVQGLSAGDEITVHTNPLNADLMGLQITVGRKTQQVQLQPEGGTRPEAVPIHQQCQPVLHPAQALRLAGLLRQAALSLNFAAPHFDLEWAFDGHRFWLLQARPLTAVGGREAGQVQGQPTLWSRGNTGEVMPFPLSAIDWSAAQNIGERVLKSSLLAAGYVPEPAAPRLALHQGHLYMNMSLVQWELKEAFGLSPADTNALLGGQQRALVWPRQPWTARLRQGKRLLQLAFLTPALRRKGRRQATRLLRWSAREARRPLPTSPLRQAAALDRLFTHLNRQQALFFLQGGSGASAWALRRLLTQLLPLEGPALALDLLTGGAPSVSAAQAHDLAHLASLLRTDSAAKAWVKQAAAGQLAPSLPRRHPFRCAFEEYLRRYGHRATYESYTRHARWREDPSPLLHHLCTLAAQATVAAGPAVSVSAHLRRLPRGLRVLRSAIGLLARLAQQELQDRELGRSAVFSPVEPYRRLLLHIGRGWAASGHIAQPSDIFDLTLPEIHALLRQERPLGGLRDLVLDRQQATEAWRALSVPDVYTEGALVPTSTDSPPVQPPRAAGRHTLTGTGASSGVVTGRACVLDHPNDLGTLQAGDILVVRSTDPSWTPVFLQARGLVIETGGLLSHGTIVAREFGLPTVLNIPGIRQQVRTGDLLHVDGAAGTVTLYPREDHL